From Staphylococcus delphini, one genomic window encodes:
- the rihC gene encoding ribonucleoside hydrolase RihC, translating into MPIPIIIDTDPGIDDAAAISLALHHPQLDVQLISTVHGNVPLQRTTRNAQQLIEYFHAHVPVASGAASPLVQKAVHAPHVHGESGMAGYTFDEPMTPLMSNNSVEAMKDLLLQSTTPMTLVPIGPLTNIALLLKMYPEVHTYIHQIVLMGGSVGSGNITPAAEFNVYADPEAAHIVFQSGLPIVMAGLDIARASNLPHALLPKIKEMNHTGNMLYHLFQHYRGESFLDGLNVYDAYTMMYLCYPELFTVRPAQVKVELSGNHARGATFVDFNVTDSSTHVLMDIQAEDFQTAFLEMLQYCP; encoded by the coding sequence ATGCCCATTCCGATTATTATTGATACTGACCCTGGCATTGATGATGCAGCTGCCATCAGTTTGGCATTACATCATCCACAACTTGACGTACAACTGATATCAACCGTACATGGTAACGTGCCACTCCAACGCACAACGAGAAATGCCCAACAATTAATTGAATACTTTCATGCCCATGTACCCGTTGCATCCGGTGCAGCATCGCCACTTGTTCAAAAGGCTGTCCACGCCCCTCATGTTCATGGTGAAAGCGGCATGGCAGGTTACACATTTGACGAACCGATGACACCACTCATGTCAAACAATAGTGTAGAAGCGATGAAAGACCTACTTCTCCAATCGACGACACCGATGACATTAGTACCGATTGGACCATTAACGAACATCGCATTACTTTTAAAAATGTACCCAGAAGTTCATACATATATTCATCAAATCGTGCTCATGGGTGGCAGTGTAGGATCAGGTAATATTACGCCTGCTGCAGAATTTAACGTCTATGCTGATCCGGAAGCTGCACATATCGTCTTTCAATCCGGGTTACCCATCGTCATGGCAGGACTCGATATTGCACGTGCATCTAACCTACCTCATGCATTATTACCAAAAATCAAGGAAATGAATCATACCGGCAATATGTTGTATCATCTCTTCCAACATTATCGTGGTGAGTCATTTTTAGATGGGTTAAACGTGTATGACGCTTATACAATGATGTATTTATGTTATCCTGAGTTATTTACAGTACGCCCTGCTCAAGTAAAAGTAGAGTTAAGTGGCAACCATGCACGTGGCGCAACATTTGTTGACTTTAACGTGACAGACAGTTCAACACACGTACTCATGGATATTCAAGCAGAAGACTTTCAAACTGCTTTCCTTGAAATGTTGCAATATTGTCCATAG
- a CDS encoding HelD family protein, with translation MSMSFEEEQVYLIETQHFIEKALEDLSQSQDAVKNKIMNRRKEMNAHEAWMLNMDDANGSDHAQDLNSLRMDERTYNQYHDKLNAYQRLLDKPYFGKVVLEDGALYIGTQTLMDSNYRVLVCDWRAPIASLFYENELGKLSYETETGRTVFEEVKGRRQFKIVKGQLIDYVDSDMFIGDTELMDYQMNMSRHKLGNIVSTIQSDQNEIIRLPMNIDVVVLGPPGSGKTAIAMQRIAYLLFKYKKKVTHENLMLLAPNRIFNDYVSDVLPELGERHIEVKSLMNIVNKITYFKSITVERKSAMITRVYRDKTAEQQFYHKSSVEFFQFMSKQLVSSTYPLYFKDVTDQTGRIVISKEDISTLYNNYRAHHDLSIAIQKLTNDLIALYQTEYKRLFAQNYAELEKQNTYIGEKADIVAQSKAQTVRTLKRTKWMLQSYRFIHIEKLYQRLCRDYHLNQRLKKESMHYEDFWALVWLYTKIVRRPDNHFKHILVDEVQDYSIFQLDILRQCYPEAHFTFLGDLNQNFLSKPFIDFENFNMPIKQLTTSYRSTKAINRYLEQLKGTHTKVVSVEGNPIKEVSNATIQHIRDILKQAKHDVAIVVPSQTEGEILYHALRNDIQLKLIEEDDSFVTVGHIVIPYDLVKGFEYHTVISWRHNDYESTNIQYIIASRAISQLYLLEVST, from the coding sequence ATGTCAATGAGTTTTGAAGAAGAACAAGTATATTTAATTGAGACACAACATTTCATTGAGAAAGCATTGGAAGATTTATCCCAATCCCAAGATGCCGTTAAAAATAAAATTATGAATAGACGTAAAGAGATGAATGCTCACGAAGCTTGGATGCTTAATATGGATGATGCTAATGGGAGTGATCATGCACAAGATTTAAACTCATTACGTATGGATGAGCGTACGTATAACCAATATCATGACAAACTCAATGCTTATCAGCGCTTGCTTGATAAGCCTTACTTCGGCAAAGTAGTACTGGAAGATGGAGCGCTGTATATAGGTACGCAAACGTTAATGGACAGTAACTATCGTGTATTAGTTTGTGATTGGAGAGCGCCGATTGCAAGTTTATTTTATGAAAATGAATTAGGAAAACTGTCGTATGAAACTGAAACGGGTCGGACTGTATTTGAAGAAGTAAAAGGCAGACGCCAATTTAAAATTGTTAAAGGACAGCTAATTGATTATGTTGATAGTGATATGTTTATTGGTGATACGGAGTTGATGGATTATCAAATGAATATGTCTCGCCATAAATTAGGGAATATCGTCAGTACCATTCAAAGTGATCAAAATGAAATTATTCGTTTGCCAATGAATATAGATGTTGTAGTTCTTGGTCCTCCGGGTAGTGGCAAAACAGCCATTGCTATGCAACGCATTGCGTATTTGTTATTTAAATATAAGAAAAAGGTCACACATGAAAATTTAATGTTATTGGCACCTAATCGTATTTTTAATGATTATGTATCAGATGTTCTACCTGAACTTGGAGAACGTCATATTGAAGTGAAAAGTTTGATGAATATCGTTAATAAAATCACTTATTTCAAGTCGATAACCGTTGAAAGAAAGTCGGCAATGATTACAAGGGTATATCGTGATAAAACAGCAGAGCAACAATTTTATCACAAATCGAGTGTAGAATTTTTTCAATTTATGTCAAAGCAATTAGTGTCTTCCACATATCCTTTGTATTTTAAAGATGTGACAGATCAAACGGGACGAATTGTGATATCAAAAGAAGACATTTCAACATTATATAACAATTATCGTGCGCATCATGATTTATCGATTGCTATTCAAAAGTTAACAAATGACTTAATTGCATTATATCAAACAGAATACAAACGTTTATTTGCACAAAACTATGCAGAATTAGAAAAACAAAATACTTACATTGGAGAAAAGGCGGATATTGTAGCGCAATCGAAGGCTCAAACGGTGCGAACATTAAAACGTACGAAATGGATGTTGCAATCGTATCGTTTTATTCATATTGAGAAATTGTATCAACGTTTATGTCGAGACTATCATTTGAACCAGCGATTGAAAAAAGAAAGTATGCATTATGAGGATTTTTGGGCTCTTGTATGGCTATATACGAAAATAGTGCGACGACCAGACAATCATTTCAAACATATTCTGGTTGATGAAGTTCAAGATTATAGCATATTTCAATTGGATATTTTGCGCCAATGTTATCCTGAAGCACATTTTACGTTTTTAGGAGACTTGAATCAGAATTTCTTATCAAAGCCCTTCATCGATTTTGAAAACTTCAACATGCCGATAAAGCAGTTGACGACTTCATACCGCTCGACAAAAGCAATTAACCGTTATCTTGAACAATTAAAAGGTACTCATACAAAAGTCGTGAGCGTAGAGGGCAATCCGATTAAAGAGGTTTCAAATGCGACGATACAACATATACGAGATATTTTAAAACAAGCGAAACATGATGTCGCGATTGTAGTACCGTCTCAAACTGAAGGGGAGATACTTTACCATGCACTACGTAATGACATTCAGTTAAAATTAATTGAAGAAGACGATTCTTTTGTAACAGTAGGGCATATTGTCATTCCTTATGATCTCGTTAAAGGATTTGAATACCATACAGTCATTTCTTGGAGACATAACGATTATGAAAGTACAAATATTCAATACATTATTGCTTCACGTGCTATTTCACAATTGTATTTATTAGAAGTGAGCACATAG
- the qoxD gene encoding cytochrome aa3 quinol oxidase subunit IV produces the protein MNTIVKHTIGFIASIILTLLAVFVTLYTSLSFQAKVTIIFGFAFIQAFLQLLMFMHLTEGKDGRVQLAKVIFAIIITLITVIGTYWVMQGGHGSHI, from the coding sequence ATGAATACAATTGTAAAACATACAATAGGCTTTATCGCCTCAATCATTTTAACTTTACTCGCTGTTTTCGTGACTCTATATACATCATTGTCATTCCAAGCAAAAGTAACAATTATTTTCGGTTTTGCATTTATCCAAGCGTTTTTACAACTCTTAATGTTCATGCACTTAACTGAAGGTAAAGATGGTCGTGTTCAACTTGCGAAAGTTATCTTCGCGATTATCATTACATTAATCACAGTTATCGGAACATACTGGGTAATGCAAGGCGGACATGGTTCACATATTTAA
- a CDS encoding MFS transporter: MTSQIFKFISNDFVVGLGNSIFNLALMWYVLEQTGSAYFTATIGSLSHIAQILVGSYAGIKADQWNQPIKIMVYSLRFNSIFLLVMCFVVLMFDFKLYLIIVLLFLREITMVFQLPNQNILIPRLVQAQEEVKSVLSYRSLTKNVSMMLGFAIAGFLFSAIPFFMLILLIMMLFIIGSSAISSIKTTNEMHQPLHKLKTHKSLDEFKAVFKMILRDYYLKRVMITAMMLNIISMVAPTFVVYFNQYLNAQPKDYGMFQFFIALGSMLAASIGLKLKHKMSAYNILVTFWLLMAMTFIYMFMNHSSQIAIVLGLMIGVCLTLPNILFNTYKLLIIEDEYRGRISGTIQSVSTLFIPIAYYFSAFITEYLGANFVYLIAGMIQLIIVMTLIFDQRVKNRFNQLV; this comes from the coding sequence ATGACATCTCAAATATTTAAATTCATTTCAAATGATTTTGTCGTAGGATTAGGAAACAGTATTTTTAACTTGGCTTTGATGTGGTATGTCTTAGAACAAACAGGTTCAGCATATTTCACAGCGACTATTGGTTCATTATCACATATTGCTCAAATATTAGTAGGATCATATGCTGGAATTAAAGCAGATCAATGGAATCAACCCATAAAAATAATGGTTTACAGTTTGCGTTTCAATAGCATATTTCTTTTAGTCATGTGTTTCGTAGTATTGATGTTTGACTTTAAATTATATCTAATCATAGTTTTACTTTTTTTGAGAGAAATAACGATGGTTTTTCAGTTACCAAATCAAAATATATTAATTCCTAGATTAGTACAAGCTCAGGAAGAGGTTAAAAGTGTTTTGAGTTATAGAAGTTTAACGAAGAACGTATCCATGATGCTAGGTTTTGCAATAGCGGGATTTTTATTTTCTGCTATTCCTTTTTTTATGTTAATTCTATTGATTATGATGTTATTTATCATCGGTTCCAGTGCTATCAGTTCTATAAAAACCACAAACGAAATGCATCAACCCTTACACAAACTAAAAACGCATAAATCTTTGGACGAATTCAAAGCGGTGTTCAAAATGATTTTACGAGATTATTATTTAAAACGCGTGATGATCACGGCAATGATGCTCAATATCATTAGTATGGTTGCACCCACATTTGTGGTTTATTTTAATCAATATTTGAATGCGCAACCAAAGGATTATGGTATGTTCCAATTTTTCATCGCTTTGGGAAGTATGCTTGCAGCTTCAATCGGATTAAAATTAAAGCATAAGATGTCTGCTTATAATATTTTAGTTACTTTTTGGTTGTTGATGGCGATGACTTTTATTTACATGTTTATGAATCATTCATCTCAAATCGCCATTGTTTTAGGTTTGATGATAGGTGTATGTCTCACATTACCGAATATTTTATTCAACACGTATAAATTATTAATTATTGAGGATGAATATAGGGGACGTATATCAGGTACAATTCAATCAGTGAGTACACTTTTCATCCCAATAGCATATTATTTTTCAGCATTTATTACTGAATATTTAGGAGCGAATTTCGTATATTTAATTGCGGGTATGATTCAGTTGATTATCGTTATGACTTTAATATTTGATCAACGTGTGAAAAATCGTTTCAACCAGTTAGTTTGA
- the qoxC gene encoding cytochrome aa3 quinol oxidase subunit III: protein MSHKNVNTIDARTHEGDLNKLGFWIFLTAEFALFGTLFATLLTLQHGGSYGGMLTTDLFELPLVLIMTFLLLASSYTCGIAIYYMRKENKQLLLIWMIITIILGIGFVGFEIFEFSHYVHEGATPQLASYWSSFFILLGTHGAHVTVGIFWIICLLIQVATRGLTKYNAPKLFIVSLYWHFLDVVWIFIFTAVYMIGMVYSG, encoded by the coding sequence ATGAGTCATAAAAATGTGAATACTATTGATGCTCGTACACATGAAGGCGATTTAAATAAACTCGGTTTCTGGATCTTCCTTACAGCTGAATTCGCACTTTTTGGTACACTTTTCGCAACATTGTTAACGCTCCAACATGGTGGTAGCTACGGTGGTATGTTAACAACAGATTTGTTTGAATTACCACTTGTTTTAATCATGACATTCCTACTTTTAGCAAGTTCTTACACTTGTGGTATTGCAATTTACTACATGCGTAAAGAGAACAAGCAATTGTTATTAATTTGGATGATTATTACAATTATTTTAGGTATTGGATTCGTTGGCTTTGAGATTTTCGAATTTAGTCACTATGTGCATGAAGGTGCGACACCACAACTTGCATCTTATTGGTCAAGTTTCTTCATCCTTTTAGGAACACACGGTGCCCACGTTACAGTTGGTATCTTCTGGATTATTTGTTTATTAATCCAAGTTGCCACTCGCGGACTTACAAAGTATAATGCACCAAAATTATTCATTGTAAGTTTATACTGGCACTTCTTAGACGTTGTGTGGATCTTCATCTTCACTGCAGTGTATATGATAGGGATGGTGTATAGCGGATGA
- a CDS encoding PepSY domain-containing protein, whose translation MKFKMLSLLLASGIVLAACGNDDDDQKNTNNTDNDTKTEQTTDNNQNSDDNDRDDNDDQNTKTQTIDVKDVKTTPEDAIKTAKSSFDGDVKQVEYKKENGQWVYDIDLRNNNEEAEVKVSDKDNKVLNTKKEKEMDNDNDKTINYGDAIDFKEAVKKAQDQQKGDLKKWSLDNDDGQFVYNIELMTDNGEQELVLDAKSGEVLQQEND comes from the coding sequence ATGAAGTTTAAAATGTTGTCTTTATTATTAGCATCAGGAATCGTCTTAGCAGCTTGTGGTAACGATGATGATGATCAAAAAAATACAAACAACACAGATAATGACACTAAAACAGAACAAACGACTGATAACAATCAAAATAGCGATGACAATGATCGTGATGACAATGATGATCAAAACACTAAAACACAAACGATTGATGTTAAAGACGTAAAAACAACACCTGAAGATGCCATTAAAACCGCAAAATCTTCATTTGATGGCGACGTGAAACAAGTAGAATACAAAAAAGAAAATGGTCAATGGGTTTATGACATTGATTTAAGAAACAATAATGAAGAAGCAGAAGTCAAAGTATCTGACAAAGATAATAAAGTGCTAAATACGAAAAAAGAAAAAGAGATGGATAACGATAACGACAAAACGATTAATTACGGAGATGCCATTGATTTTAAAGAAGCAGTGAAAAAAGCACAAGACCAACAAAAAGGTGACTTGAAAAAATGGTCATTAGATAACGATGACGGTCAATTTGTATACAACATCGAATTAATGACAGATAATGGTGAACAAGAATTAGTACTCGATGCCAAATCTGGTGAAGTGTTACAACAAGAAAATGACTAA